Proteins encoded within one genomic window of Gloeobacter kilaueensis JS1:
- a CDS encoding DUF4365 domain-containing protein: MSPKKISQNSISGQQGINYIEKVVLSMGHLWNPSGGVEAGIDGYIEFRNSATNEVTNLIVQVQSKTWKNKFTAETDDKFEWTCDAADIDYWMQGNAPVILVVIRLESEEAYWVSIKDRFTDQKARQKRKIYFDKNKDKFDISSALAIEALAIDPKIGIYFSPAKKSELLYSNLLRVDHIGPSIFAAATRFSSVRAINDQLIKCNVRKRQDWLLEDNTIFSFFDPSSNGYENVCDLTTMEEFDVAEWSTTDSPEKYRQFIQLLNSALRERVDDEVGFLFRKGIFYFRPTPDLAPREFKYKATQNITSREVFKGYSRIESSQKTTLSTKTKVITLAKETNSSSTTTTSKSESEYYRHSAFIGQFQRYDGEWYLEIEPTYRFTKNGYLPLPNAYEKLRKIKEIEKNLAVFRQVVMWARYLQQQGSLLNPEYSYLKFGDLMRYESEFGIDDGYWRSTADEDEDESKSSSDAKLIDENQLKLDF, translated from the coding sequence ATGTCACCGAAGAAAATTAGCCAAAATAGCATCTCTGGGCAGCAGGGCATTAATTATATAGAGAAGGTAGTACTCTCCATGGGTCATCTGTGGAATCCAAGCGGTGGTGTTGAAGCAGGAATTGATGGATATATCGAGTTTCGAAACTCTGCGACAAACGAAGTCACGAATCTGATTGTTCAAGTACAGTCCAAAACTTGGAAAAACAAATTCACAGCAGAAACAGACGACAAATTTGAATGGACTTGTGATGCTGCAGACATTGATTACTGGATGCAAGGAAATGCTCCAGTGATTCTCGTGGTCATAAGACTGGAGTCTGAGGAGGCTTATTGGGTTTCGATTAAAGACAGATTCACTGACCAGAAAGCTAGGCAAAAAAGAAAGATATATTTTGATAAAAACAAAGACAAATTTGATATTTCTTCTGCGCTAGCCATTGAAGCCCTTGCCATTGATCCGAAAATAGGAATATATTTTTCTCCTGCCAAAAAATCTGAACTCTTGTATTCGAATTTACTGAGAGTAGACCATATCGGACCATCTATATTTGCCGCAGCAACTAGATTTTCTAGTGTTAGAGCCATCAACGATCAACTGATAAAATGTAATGTACGCAAAAGGCAAGACTGGCTTCTCGAAGATAACACAATATTTTCATTTTTTGATCCTTCCAGCAATGGTTATGAAAATGTTTGTGATTTAACGACAATGGAGGAGTTTGACGTTGCAGAATGGTCTACTACTGACAGTCCAGAAAAATATCGTCAGTTCATACAACTTCTAAATAGCGCTTTAAGAGAACGTGTGGATGACGAAGTAGGATTCCTATTTCGCAAAGGAATTTTTTACTTTAGACCAACTCCTGATTTGGCACCAAGAGAGTTTAAATATAAAGCCACTCAAAATATCACATCTAGAGAAGTTTTCAAAGGCTACTCTAGAATAGAGTCTTCTCAAAAAACCACGCTTTCAACAAAAACTAAAGTGATAACTCTGGCAAAAGAAACGAATTCAAGCAGCACTACTACCACTTCAAAATCAGAGTCCGAATATTACAGGCATTCAGCTTTCATCGGTCAATTTCAACGGTATGATGGGGAGTGGTATTTGGAAATTGAACCCACTTACAGGTTCACAAAAAATGGGTACCTGCCGTTACCTAATGCTTACGAGAAGCTAAGAAAAATCAAGGAGATAGAAAAGAATCTGGCTGTTTTCAGGCAGGTAGTGATGTGGGCAAGGTACCTTCAGCAACAAGGAAGTTTGCTCAATCCAGAGTATTCTTATTTGAAGTTCGGAGACCTTATGAGGTACGAGTCTGAATTTGGAATTGACGATGGCTATTGGAGATCTACTGCGGACGAAGACGAAGATGAGAGTAAGAGTTCCTCTGACGCCAAGCTGATAGACGAAAACCAATTGAAGCTAGATTTTTGA